The DNA region CGGTCAGGTTCGGCTGATAGTCCGAGGCCGAACGCGACTGCAGCACTTGCTTCTGTGCGCCGAGCGACTTCTCGGCCTCCAACAATCCGCGGTAGGCCGAGTCGTTGAACGACTTGTCGCCTAGGCCGCCGATGTCCGTCACCATACCGAGCGTGAGTTGTCCGGGCCGGGCCGCGCCCACGCCGTGGCGGCCGCAGGCGGCCAGCGTCAGCAACGCCGCAGCGACAGCGAAAGAAACGATCGCCTTGTGCTTCATCGGGGTATCGTACGCACAACCGCAGGCCGAAGCCTCCGAACGGAGGCCGTCAGAGGCCTCCCGAAGGGCAACTGAGTGCACGCCAAAGACCTGAACACAACTGCGCCGCGGCGCTGGTCGGAGGAACTCGGCGGGATTCGCTGGCTGCCGCGCCTGATCGACAAGGCGCGCGCGGCAATCGCGGGATCGCTCGGCGACTATCTCTACGGTCAGAGTCCCATCGACCGCGGATTACTGCGCGCTTTGGGTTTAACGTACCGGGATTTCACCGGCATCGTGCGCGCCGCGGGCGATGACGACGATGCCGTGCTGGCGGCGTTACAGAAACGCGTGCCCGAAGGAGTCGAGCGCGCGCGCAAGTGGAGCGAACGTCTGCCGTTGCGTCATCGATCGCTGCTTTTCTTAATCGATCTCGACGACGGCCATAACGCGGCTTTGCGGCCAATACGTGGTTTCGTGCACATGCTGACCCGCCTCGAAACACACTACATCCGCTATCGCTGGCCGGCGGAAGCGTCGCTCATCGGTTTAGAGATCGAAGCGCAAAAAGCCGGCGAACGTGCGGCGGCTGCAAGCGGCACCGACGAAGAACCCTATCGCTGGCTCACCGCGCAAAACGTCGACATGGCCTGGAAGATTCTGCTTTCGATCGTTTTGATCGGCGTAATGCTTTACTATGCCATCCATTTCGTCGAACGGATCGGATTTGTCGCGTTCATCATCATCGGCGCGATCTTTTTTGCGTACTTGATCTATCCGCTCGTGCGATGGCTCAACAGAAAGCTGCATCTGATTCTCGCCATCCTGGTCGTCTACGCCATTTTTGCGGCGGTCGTCGCGATCGGCTTATCGTACGGCATTCCGGCGATCTCCGGAGAGCTCACAAGACTCACGCATGACGGGCCGATGATTCTTGCAAAAACCCGGGACTTTCTGACAAGCCCGTCGACGCCTGTGCTTGGAAGTGCGCCCGACTCGATTCGCCGGGAACTCGCGCAGCTGCCGGCTCAGGCCGTCACCTGGTTTCAGCAGCACGGCGGCGGCGCGGCTGCCGGGGCCGTTACCGTCATCCTCGGTACCGCGGCTTTTTTGGGCTCGCTCATCGCAATTCCGGTCTTGGCCGCATATCTATTATTCGATTCGGAGATCATCAAACGGTTCTTCATGGGATTCGTGCCGGAACGGCGGCGCGAGGCTACATTGGGTTTGCTCGCCGAGCTGGAAGAAGTTCTGGGCGGATTCATTCGCGGGCAGCTCCTGGTCGGCGCGACGATCGGGATAATCATCGCAGCCGGCTTGATGATCTTCAGAGTGCCTTATGCGATTTTGATCGGCGCAGGGGCCGGCGCGCTGGATCTCATTCCGTACATCGGGCCGGTGATCGCTTTCATTCCGGCGCTCATTATCGGCTTCTCGGCGGGCGGGACGGGCATGGCGGTGAAGGTCGCCGTCGTGTTTCTCATCGCTAATCAGCTCGAGGGCCACGTGATCGCGCCGAATATCGTCAGCCGTACGATCAAACTGTCGCCCAGCGCGATCGTTGTGGCGGTGCTTATCGGCGGCGAGCTCTACGGCGTGCCGGGGATGTTCATCGCTGTACCGATCGCGGGAATCATCCGCGTCTTGCTGCTGCACGTCATTCCGGGTTCGGTGAGCCGCGAAGAAGCGCGGCCTGTCCTGACCAAAGAGTCGCAAGAGACCGTCGAAGCCGACGCGCAGGCGCAAGCATGAGCGGTCCGCGCGTTGACATCATCGGCGTTCCGATGGATTTGGGCGCCAGCCGGCGCG from Candidatus Rubrimentiphilum sp. includes:
- a CDS encoding AI-2E family transporter; amino-acid sequence: MHAKDLNTTAPRRWSEELGGIRWLPRLIDKARAAIAGSLGDYLYGQSPIDRGLLRALGLTYRDFTGIVRAAGDDDDAVLAALQKRVPEGVERARKWSERLPLRHRSLLFLIDLDDGHNAALRPIRGFVHMLTRLETHYIRYRWPAEASLIGLEIEAQKAGERAAAASGTDEEPYRWLTAQNVDMAWKILLSIVLIGVMLYYAIHFVERIGFVAFIIIGAIFFAYLIYPLVRWLNRKLHLILAILVVYAIFAAVVAIGLSYGIPAISGELTRLTHDGPMILAKTRDFLTSPSTPVLGSAPDSIRRELAQLPAQAVTWFQQHGGGAAAGAVTVILGTAAFLGSLIAIPVLAAYLLFDSEIIKRFFMGFVPERRREATLGLLAELEEVLGGFIRGQLLVGATIGIIIAAGLMIFRVPYAILIGAGAGALDLIPYIGPVIAFIPALIIGFSAGGTGMAVKVAVVFLIANQLEGHVIAPNIVSRTIKLSPSAIVVAVLIGGELYGVPGMFIAVPIAGIIRVLLLHVIPGSVSREEARPVLTKESQETVEADAQAQA